From one Musa acuminata AAA Group cultivar baxijiao chromosome BXJ2-6, Cavendish_Baxijiao_AAA, whole genome shotgun sequence genomic stretch:
- the LOC135615434 gene encoding carboxyvinyl-carboxyphosphonate phosphorylmutase, chloroplastic-like, with amino-acid sequence MADSSVAITLRPPTAAAGPRKTRMHRLIEEEGIVLMPGIYDALSAAVLQSLGFRAGFVSGYAVSASRLGMPDIGLLTPPEMADAARAICAAAPNVAFIVDADTGGGNALNVQRTVKDIIATGAAGLFLEDQVWPKKCGHMQGKQVIPAEDHAAKIAAAREAIGDADFFLIARTDARATAGGLPDAIARANLYMEAGADACFVEAPRSDDELREVCKKTNGFRAANMLEGGFTPLHTPQELKELGFHLIVHSTTAVYASARALIDVLKVMKEEGTSRGQLDKLTTFEEFNSLIGLKTYNETGARFEKFRVPSN; translated from the exons ATGGCCGACTCCTCCGTCGCCATTACGCTGAGGCctcccaccgccgccgccggGCCTAGGAAGACGCGCATGCACCGCCTCATCGAGGAGGAGGGCATCGTGCTGATGCCGGGGATCTACGACGCGCTCTCCGCGGCCGTCCTCCAGAGCTTGGGCTTCCGCGCCGGTTTCGTCTCCGGCTACGCCGTCTCCGCCTCCCGCCTCGGCATGCCAGACATCGGCCTCCTCAC GCCGCCGGAGATGGCCGACGCAGCTCGAGCAATCTGTGCTGCTGCTCCTAATGTTGCATTCATCGTCGACGCTG ATACCGGAGGTGGCAATGCTCTCAATGTCCAAAGGACCGTCAAAGATATAATTGCTACTGGTGCTGCTGGCCTGTTTCTTGAG GATCAAGTTTGGCCAAAGAAGTGTG GACACATGCAGGGTAAACAG GTGATACCAGCTGAGGATCACGCTGCAAAAATAGCAGCTGCAAGAGAAGCCATTGGCGATGCCGACTTTTTTCTTATTGCTCGGACTGATGCTCGTGCAACCGCAGGTGGCCTACCTGACGCAATCGCTCGGGCTAACCTCTACATGGAG GCAGGAGCAGATGCCTGCTTCGTAGAGGCACCAAGGAGTGACGACGAGCTGAGAGAAGTCTGCAAGAAGACCAACGGGTTCAGAGCTGCCAACATGCTCGAAGGCGGGTTCACGCCCCTGCACACGCCGCAGGAGCTCAAAGAGTTGGGCTTCCATCTCATCGTGCACTCCACCACAGCCGTCTATGCATCTGCTCGTGCCTTGATCGACGTACTCAAAGTAATGAAGGAAGAGGGTACCAGCAGAGGCCAACTCGACAAGCTCACCACATTTGAGGAGTTCAACAGCTTGATCGGATTGAAGACTTACAATGAGACTGGAGCTCGATTTGAGAAGTTTCGAGTTCCCTCCAACTAA
- the LOC103989788 gene encoding egg cell-secreted protein 1.2-like, with the protein MSSLQKLTVALIVASLVGFGAAGELPPQEEESAAAEQLRVAALEARLIAGLTGGGGGGLVDCWNALLELRSCTNEIVLFFINGESYLGLDCCRAIRVITRHCWTSMLTTLGFTTQESDILRGYCDFEATAPPPAPELPPPPTTAPTASKADTELAFDEDPTV; encoded by the coding sequence ATGTCTTCCCTTCAGAAGCTGACCGTggcactcatcgtcgcttccctcGTCGGTTTCGGCGCCGCCGGGGAGCTTCCGCCCCAGGAGGAGGAGTCGGCGGCCGCGGAACAACTCCGCGTTGCCGCCCTCGAGGCACGTCTCATAGCGGGGCTcaccggaggcggcggcggcgggctgGTCGACTGCTGGAACGCGCTGCTGGAGCTGCGCTCCTGCACCAACGAGATCGTCCTCTTCTTCATCAACGGCGAGTCCTACCTGGGCCTCGACTGCTGCCGCGCCATCCGCGTCATCACCCGCCACTGCTGGACCTCCATGCTCACCACCCTCGGCTTCACCACCCAGGAGAGCGACATCCTCCGCGGCTACTGCGACTTCGAGGCCACCGCCCCTCCCCCCGCCCCTGAGCTCCCGCCGCCTCCCACCACTGCACCCACTGCTTCGAAGGCCGACACGGAACTCGCCTTCGATGAAGACCCAACGGTCTAA
- the LOC103989095 gene encoding exocyst complex component EXO70C1, translated as MERSQTVTQKFSSFSSSSSSSTSGRDDKPREIDRSRSLGPVKLEKSYGKKERDTETVTIEEDEEEGQEEEEVEVVVVVNKEEEASSAPEEPPEASFGSISEEVDGFLSFLLSIDDGRDQWPEPPSMPEPTIKKFLDFVEEELVKYESGKDGASPPANDELVLFDAIDRVAKLTSALSIFSSDTKYNKAMTRASSILRYAMCFLEDEFHSLLEDSKPKKDTGTARPKTKRRPSIGHLHDAIDRCVPPPSEPDLAEFPSTYTPEIIERLSGIAGAVVSAGYATECCQVFTISRRNAFDVALSNLGYEKLGVDDVQKMPWDSLEAKIATWNKVFRQTVEVAFPREHDLCEAVFAGHSAIAYSIFHNFARGVTVLLLGFAEAVATTKRSAEKLFKVLDMYETLRDMVPRIDALLRTTESEPDDSSAAHDLTTEVALVRSRLGEAVVAIFCDLETSIKTDMGKNAVPGGAVHPLTRYVMNYLKYACEYKNTMEQVFRDHKNSENPSSQVEDAAKGGSDDNHNPFAIQLMEAMELLHTNLESKSKLYRDPALCSIFLMNNGRYVMQKIKGSTEIHQLLGDTWSRKRSSDLRQYHKNYQRETWSKVLACFKDDGLQARGHVAKPVLKERLKSFNSMFEEIHKAQSSWVVSDEQLQSELRVSVSAVIVPAYRSFLGRFSQYLDPGKKSGKYIKFGPEELENYIDELFSGNPSSMVSRKRT; from the coding sequence ATGGAGAGAAGCCAAACCGTTACTCAGAAATTTAgcagcttctcctcctcctcctcctcctccacctccggcCGCGACGACAAACCCCGGGAGATCGACCGCAGCCGCTCCTTAGGCCCCGTCAAGCTGGAAAAGAGCTACGGGAAGAAGGAGAGGGACACCGAGACGGTGACAATCGAGGAGGATGAAGAAGAAGgacaggaagaggaggaggtggaggttgTTGTGGTCGTCAACAAGGAGGAGGAAGCAAGCAGCGCTCCCGAAGAGCCACCGGAAGCCAGCTTTGGCTCCATTTCGGAGGAAGTCGATGGTTTCCTCTCCTTTCTTCTCAGCATTGACGATGGGCGGGATCAGTGGCCTGAGCCGCCGTCAATGCCGGAACCCACCATCAAGAAGTTTCTTGATTTCGTGGAGGAGGAGCTGGTCAAGTATGAATCCGGCAAGGATGGAGCGTCTCCTCCTGCCAACGACGAGCTCGTCCTTTTCGACGCCATTGATCGGGTGGCCAAGCTGACTTCCGCGTTGTCGATCTTCTCGTCGGATACCAAGTATAACAAGGCGATGACTCGCGCCAGCAGCATCCTCCGCTACGCGATGTGTTTCCTCGAGGACGAGTTCCATTCCCTTCTCGAGGACTCTAAACCGAAGAAGGATACCGGCACTGCCAGGCCGAAGACTAAGCGGCGGCCGTCGATCGGACACCTTCACGATGCCATCGATCGCTGCGTTCCGCCGCCGTCGGAACCCGATCTTGCCGAATTTCCTTCGACTTATACGCCGGAGATCATCGAGAGGCTGAGTGGGATCGCCGGCGCCGTGGTCTCCGCCGGGTACGCGACGGAGTGCTGCCAGGTGTTCACCATCTCCCGCCGCAATGCGTTCGACGTCGCCCTGTCGAACCTCGGGTACGAGAAGCTCGGCGTCGACGACGTGCAGAAGATGCCGTGGGATTCGCTGGAGGCCAAGATCGCGACGTGGAACAAGGTCTTCCGGCAGACCGTGGAGGTCGCCTTTCCCCGGGAGCACGACCTCTGCGAGGCCGTCTTCGCCGGCCACAGCGCCATCGCCTACAGCATCTTCCACAACTTCGCCCGTGGCGTCACCGTCCTGCTCCTGGGTTTCGCGGAGGCCGTCGCCACGACAAAGCGCTCCGCGGAGAAGCTCTTCAAGGTGCTCGACATGTACGAGACGTTGCGCGACATGGTGCCGAGGATCGATGCCCTCTTGCGCACCACCGAATCGGAACCGGATGACTCCTCTGCCGCTCACGATCTCACGACAGAGGTGGCGCTGGTTCGCTCGCGCCTCGGGGAGGCCGTCGTCGCGATCTTCTGCGATCTGGAGACCTCCATCAAGACCGACATGGGGAAGAACGCCGTGCCGGGTGGCGCCGTCCATCCGCTCACCCGCTACGTGATGAACTACCTCAAGTACGCGTGCGAGTACAAGAACACGATGGAGCAGGTGTTCAGAGACCACAAGAACTCGGAGAACCCATCGTCGCAAGTGGAGGACGCCGCAAAAGGCGGCAGCGACGACAACCATAACCCGTTCGCGATTCAGCTAATGGAGGCGATGGAATTGCTGCACACCAATTTGGAGTCCAAGTCCAAGCTCTACAGGGATCCCGCACTCTGCAGCATCTTCTTGATGAACAACGGGAGGTACGTCATGCAAAAGATCAAGGGGTCGACGGAGATCCATCAGCTGCTAGGGGACACCTGGAGCCGGAAGCGGTCATCGGATCTGCGGCAGTACCACAAGAACTACCAGCGGGAGACGTGGTCCAAGGTGCTGGCGTGCTTCAAGGACGACGGGCTCCAGGCGAGGGGGCACGTCGCCAAGCCGGTGCTCAAGGAGCGGCTCAAGAGCTTCAACTCCATGTTCGAGGAGATCCACAAGGCGCAGAGCTCGTGGGTGGTGAGCGACGAGCAGCTGCAGTCGGAGCTGAGGGTGTCGGTGTCGGCGGTGATCGTGCCGGCTTACCGGTCATTCCTAGGGAGGTTCTCGCAGTACCTGGATCCCGGGAAGAAATCAGGGAAGTACATCAAGTTCGGGCCGGAGGAGCTCGAGAACTACATCGATGAGCTCTTCTCCGGCAACCCGTCATCCATGGTTAGTCGGAAGAGGACATGA
- the LOC135615424 gene encoding thioredoxin Y, chloroplastic-like, with protein MAACSSAAAVLPTCDLRRSSVSLRSSKLSAFGSQRVARLCRLATGTRRLSALPQRRVLPRIEAKKQAFSSFDELLEKCDKPLLVDFYATWCGPCQFMVSVLEEVSEKMKDKIQVVKIDTEKYTSIADRYQVKALPTFIIFKDGKPLDRFEGAMPAHQLIQRIEDAFKVKQ; from the exons ATGGCGGCCTGCTCCTCTGCTGCGGCGGTCCTGCCGACCTGCGACCTCCGCCGCAGTTCCGTCTCCCTCCGCTCCTCGAAGCTCTCCGCCTTCGGGTCGCAGCGCGTCGCGCGGCTTTGCCGCCTCGCGACCGGGACCCGCCGGCTTAGCGCCCTCCCGCAACGCCGAGTTCTTCCGCGG ATAGAAGCAAAGAAGCAAGCCTTCTcttcttttgatgaattgttggaAAAATGTGATAAGCCTCTGTTGGTTGACTTTTATGCAACTTG GTGTGGTCCTTGTCAATTCATGGTTTCTGTTCTTGAAGAAGTGAGTGAaaaaatgaaagataaaatccAAGTGGTCAAAATTGATACAGAAAAATACACTAGCATCGCTGATCGGTACCAAGTCAAGGCATTGCCTACATTCATCATTTTCAAGGATGGAAAACCCTTGGATCGCTTC GAAGGAGCCATGCCTGCCCATCAGCTTATCCAACGCATTGAGGATGCTTTTAAAGTCAAACAGTAA
- the LOC135615428 gene encoding mitogen-activated protein kinase kinase kinase 3-like, which produces MPAWWKGKSKSKSKSTPSPRSKELETPRTPRATVTLPPDEELVGRHGTKAKAHSFDEALRPRMSGNPPLLGGGGSGGRGSETGFVFGHPLPLPTSIPPHGVSTGSASASASASSISSSGSSEETPDLGIYRYSDPINTPRGRNETHDSRRREQTAEDMQLFSCSPVLEHPNGGNAYSHGRTFTDTIFSRRTASPSPGLRGHTFPTSPVHPSSFGIGPASPNCWQDNLRSPPHPLPLPPSSPSCSSASPSSSSSRSPKSLWKKGKLLGRGTFGQVYVGFNSENGQMCAIKEVKEISDDANSRECLNQLNQEIALLSKLSHPNIVQYYGSELAEDTLSVYLEYVSGGSIYKLLQEYGPFGESLIRNYTAQILSGLAYLHGRNTVHRDIKGANILVDPNGEIKLADFGMAKHISSYTSIRSFKGSPYWMAPEIVMNSSGYDLSVDIWSLGCTIIEMASSKPPWSQFEGVAAIFKIGNSKDIPEFPDYFSSEGKEFLKLCLQRDPSARPSSAQLMDHPFVRDQAIIKAAKLNLIKDVAYSTSDASHPMKQSTMEFSSNRSTSPLHDRDYGMRRGSGLRLPIPMACQNPSDLPNMRLNMSLPVSPCSLSPCSSPLRQFKQTNRSCLPSPPHSYYLSGAANQSPVKSALYPTRPCNKLPDPWLDIALFKPQAPYDSPRRSNMGL; this is translated from the exons ATGCCGGCGTGGTGGAAGGGGAAGTCGAAATCCAAGTCGAAGTCCACACCCAGCCCTCGGAGTAAGGAGCTGGAGACGCCGCGAACGCCGAGGGCGACGGTGACGCTGCCGCCGGATGAGGAGCTGGTGGGTAGACATGGCACTAAGGCGAAGGCTCATAGCTTTGACGAGGCTCTCCGCCCAAGGATGAGCggaaaccctcctcttcttgGCGGCGGCGGCTCCGGTGGAAGGGGATCTGAAACGGGCTTTGTGTTTGGTCACCCGCTCCCGCTTCCGACCTCGATCCCGCCGCACGGCGTGTCGACCGGGTCGGCCTCGGCCTCGGCCTCGGCGTCTAGCATCAGCTCCTCCGGCTCCTCGGAGGAGACGCCAGATCTTGGGATCTATAG GTATTCCGACCCGATCAACACGCCGAGGGGAAGAAACGAAACGCATGATTCCCGAAGGCGTGAGCAGACGGCAGAAGATATGCAACTCTTTTCATGCAGTCCAGTTTTGGAGCATCCTAATGGTGGAAATGCATATTCTCATGGTCGAACTTTTACAGACACCATATTCAGTAGAAGGACTGCGAGTCCTTCACCTGGCTTGAGAGGGCATACTTTTCCTACATCACCTGTGCATCCCAGTTCATTCGGTATCGGTCCAGCATCCCCAAACTGCTGGCAGGACAATCTGAGGAGCCCACCTCATCCATTGCCTCTTCCTCCAAGCTCTCCCAGCTGCTCTTCTGCTTCTCCATCATCGTCTTCTTCACGTTCTCCTAAGTCGCTGTGGAAGAAGGGAAAATTATTGGGCAGGGGGACCTTTGGTCAAGTCTATGTTGGATTCAACAG TGAAAATGGGCAGATGTGTGCTATTAAAGAGGTCAAAGAAATTTCTGATGATGCAAATTCCAGAGAATGTCTCAACCAGCTAAACCAG gaAATAGCCTTGCTTAGTAAGCTCTCACATCCTAACATCGTGCAGTACTACGGAAGTGAACTG GCTGAAGACACACTCTCAGTTTATCTTGAGTATGTCTCTGGAGGTTCTATTTACAAGTTACTTCAGGAATATGGTCCTTTTGGGGAATCTTTAATCCGCAACTACACTGCTCAAATCCTTTCTGGACTTGCCTACTTACATGGGAGGAATACTGTGCATAG GGATATTAAAGGAGCAAACATACTGGTGGATCCTAATGGTGAAATCAAACTAGCTGATTTTGGCATGGCTAAACAT ATATCTTCTTACACTTCAATACGTTCTTTCAAGGGAAGCCCTTACTGGATGGCTCCTGAG ATTGTCATGAATAGCAGTGGCTATGACCTCTCAGTAGATATATGGAGCCTAGGATGTACAATTATTGAGATGGCATCTTCAAAGCCTCCCTGGAGCCAGTTTGAAGGG GTTGCTGCGATATTTAAAATTGGTAACAGTAAAGATATACCAGAATTCCCGGACTATTTTTCTTCTGAAGGAAAGGAGTTTTTAAAGCTATGCTTGCAGCGTGACCCATCAGCTCGTCCCTCATCAGCGCAGCTGATGGATCACCCTTTTGTTCGAGACCAAGCAATAATTAAAGCTGCAAAGTTGAATCTTATCAAGGATGTGGCCTATTCTACCTCTGATGCAAGTCATCCAATG AAACAGAGCACCATGGAGTTCTCTTCCAATAGGAGTACTTCTCCACTACATGATAGAGATTATGGAATGAGACGAGGATCTGGATTACGATTGCCAATTCCTATGGCATGCCAGAACCCGAG CGATTTACCCAACATGAGATTGAACATGTCTCTACCTGTCTCCCCGTGTTCTCTCTCACCCTGTTCCAGTCCATTAAGGCAATTCAAGCAAACTAATAGAAGTTGCCTGCCTTCTCCTCCTCATTCATATTATTTATCTGGAGCAGCTAACCAGAGCCCAGTCAAATCAGCACTCTATCCAACCAGACCATGCAATAAGCTTCCAGATCCTTGGCTCGATATCGCGCTGTTCAAGCCGCAAGCACCATACGATTCTCCTCGGAGATCAAACATGGGTTTGTGA
- the LOC135615427 gene encoding abscisic stress-ripening protein 1-like, translating to MAEEEQKHHHHFFHHHRDEESPSEVDPKKEEKHHKHKEHLGELGALAAGAYALHEKHQAKKDPENAHKHKVAEEIAATVAVGSAGFAFHEHHEKKEAKKHACE from the exons ATGGCAGAGGAGGAGCAGAAGCACCATCACCACTTCTTCCACCACCACAGGGATGAGGAGAGCCCCTCCGAGGTTGACCCCAAGAAGGAGGAGAAGCACCACAAGCACAAGGAACACCTAGGTGAGCTGGGTGCCCTTGCTGCCGGTGCTTATGCCCTG CACGAGAAGCACCAGGCGAAGAAGGATCCCGAGAACGCACACAAGCACAAGGTTGCCGAGGAGATCGCTGCCACTGTTGCGGTGGGCAGCGCTGGGTTCGCATTCCATGAGCACCATGAGAAGAAGGAAGCGAAGAAGCACGCCTGCGAGTAG
- the LOC135615426 gene encoding abscisic stress-ripening protein 5-like: protein MAEEKHHHHFFHHHKEEEQPAEEQLTEEAVYSETAYSGGGDAYASGYTETVVVAESASDDYEKYKEEEKQHKHKEHLGKMGAVAAGAFALYEKHEAKKDAEHGHRHKIEEEIAAAVAVGSGGYAFHEHHEKKEAKEEAEEASGKHHHHLF, encoded by the exons ATGGCCGAGGAGAAGCATCACCACCACTTCTTCCACCACCACAAGGAGGAAGAGCAGCCCGCCGAGGAGCAGCTCACCGAGGAGGCGGTGTACTCGGAGACTGCTTACTCCGGTGGCGGTGACGCCTACGCCTCCGGGTACACCGAGACGGTTGTCGTGGCCGAGTCGGCCTCCGACGACTACGAGAAGTACAAGGAGGAAGAGAAGCAACACAAGCACAAGGAACATCTCGGAAAGATGGGCGCCGTCGCCGCCGGTGCTTTTGCTCTG TACGAGAAACACGAGGCCAAGAAGGACGCGGAGCATGGCCACAGGCACAAGATAGAGGAGGAGATTGCCGCGGCGGTGGCGGTGGGCAGCGGAGGATATGCCTTCCATGAGCACCACGAGAAGAAGGAAGCCAAGGAGGAAGCCGAGGAGGCCAGCGGgaagcaccaccaccacctcttctAA